TAGACTATAAAATTATTCCATGTATCTTTAAATCTTGAAACTATTTTTCTGATACTAAGAAGAATAGTATGGTATAAAAAACAGTAATCATGAGTTTTTAAAACTAGTAAAACTATTTAAATTACCATTTAGAATCACTTTTTTTATTTATTACTCTATTTTTCTACTTAATAATAGAATTGTCGACTAAATTTATCAGATAATTATATTATATCAGTATATTTGGAAAATAGTAGGATGTTATTGAATAAATAGATAATAAAAAAGAAAAAAGCCTAGTAGAAATAAAGTTATAATAAATAAAAATACTATCAACTTTTATCTCAATAGTATTTTTATCAAATTATTTAAATGTAAAAATGAATATGGATGTTTTTATACTTCTTTTTTACAATAAATTTTTGTAGAAATAAAATATGAAATTACAAAGAATAAAATAGCAATAAATGGAAGACAATAAACTAAAGTATTAAGTATAATCTCAATAGATATATTTGAATTAAATCTTTCCAAAAGACTTTTAAGTCCTAATATTACAGCAGTAGGAATTAAAAAGCATGCGATCATTAATAAACGAGCCTTTTCTGTGCCAAATTTATAAATAAGTGGTAAAATAAAACTAGCAAAACATACTGAAATTGATAAGATTAAGCCTGTAATAATTAAAGTTTCACCTAATACAAGTGTATTTTTAAAATATCCAATAACAATACTAATGATAAGTGAAAAAATTACGCCTATTAAGCTAAATATTAACATAGTTAAATATTTACTTAATACAATAGTATTACGTTTGATAGGCATTGTAAGTACATAACTATCCCATTTATTTAAATCATCATATGAAAATGTTGAAACAAACATTGTTGTACATAAAACTATAATAACACCCACAAAACTACTATTATTTCCATCTCCAACAGAAGATATATATCCAAATACAATCATAAATAAAATCATAACTTTTATATTGCTTTTTAAATTAAGTAAATCTTTTAAAATTAGCCCCTTCATTATTTATCACCTCTCACATAAAATAACATAATTTCTTCAATTGATGTATTATCAACTATAAGATTTGGATGTTTTGTAATAAATTTATACTTGTCTTTAAGTAGTACTTCATATCCAAATTGACTTTTACGATAATATGAATAATCTTCATTTGTGAGTTTAGCAAAATCATTAGAATTACATTTTAAGATACCCATAGTATCGATTAATTCATCTTTGTTTTCGCTAAATACAATTTTTCCTTTATGTATAAATGTAATATAATCTGCTATTTTATCCAAATCACTTGTAATGTGTGAAGATAAAATAATAGAATGTTCTTCATCTTGTATAAAATCTAAGAATATATCCAATATTTCTTCTCTTACAATAGGGTCAAGTGAACTAGTTGCTTCATCTAATATTAATAACTTTGGTTTATGAGATAAAGCTACAGCAATACTAAGTTTCATTTTATTACCTTTTGAGAATTCTTTAATTAGTTTATTATCTGGAACCCTTAATTTTTTTAAGTATTCTTTAAATAGTGTATCATCCCAGTTTTTATAGATATGGCTCATAATTTTTGAGATATTATTTGTATTTAAATTATCATGAAAGTTGCTTCCTTCAAATACCACACCAATTTGTTCTTTGATTTCTTTTTCATTTTTTATGTTATCAAGTCCAAAGATTTCTATATTTCCACTATCATAAGATATTAAATTTAAAATTGATTTTAGTGTAGTAGTTTTTCCTGCACCATTTTCACCTACAAATCCCATTATAGAACCTTTTGGTACTGAAAAAGAAACATCTTGTAATGCAAAATTTTTGTAAGATTTATTTAGGTTTTTTATAGTTATTGCGTCCATAATTATCATTCTCCCTTATATAATAAAAGTAAAATATCCTTTAACTCATCATATGTAATACCACTACTTTGAGCTGTATCAACTGCTTTTTGTAGGTATTCTTCAATTAAACGAAGTTGTTCTTCTTTAACAAAATCCATGTTTTTGCCAGATACGAAACTACCTTTACCAGTAACTGTTTCAATAAATCCATCATGCTCTAAATCGCTATATGCTCGTTTTGTAGTAATTACACTTATTCTAAGTTCTTTTGCTAATAATCTCATACTTGGAAGAGCAGTACCTTCTGGTAACTCTCCACTTATAATCATACTTTTAATCTGTGTAGTAATTTGTTCATATATTGGCTTGCCACTTGAATTACTAATAACTATATTCAATTAGACACCTCCTTAAATTGTATATATAGTATATATACATTATATAAATATATATATACTATGTCAAGTAAACACACAAAAAAATAATTGGAAATATTATGAATTTAATGGTTTTGCTTTATAGAAAAGATTATTTTAAAGCCTATTAAAATTTTTAAAAAAATTTTACAAATATTATTCAAAAATCTTGCCAATAAATTGAAAACGCTAATTTTAAAAAAAAGTAAAGTTTAGCTTTTAGCTAAATAAAAGTTTACTTTATAGATAAACTTTTGTTGTTTTTGCTTTTGACATACATATTTTTTTGTAATATATTTATATTATCAATTAGAGATAAGGAGAGTGAGAAGAGATATTTAATTTAGATAAGGCATTAAAAAAAGATTTAAATCAAGAATACACAGAGAGTAGAAATTTGGTTATGGACAAAAGTAAATATATGAATGTTTGCTTTAAAAATTATATCAAAGTGGCAGAAGGAATGTATACTAAGAGAGATTTAATTCCAATAAAATTAATAAATTCTATGGATAAAAATAATAAGATTAGAAAAACACTACATGAATTATCTTGTGAATTTGAATATCCAAAAACTTCCTTATCTTCATTGTTTACAGAACTAAAAAAATTAGATTTTTTGCAGAGAGTAAAGAATGGTGAGTATATGATAAATCCACATATAGCATATAAAGGAAATAGAGCTGATAAAGAAAATTTATTAGAAGAATATAATCAGATAAAAAGACCTAATAAGGTTAGTAAATAAGGAAGAAGGTTTTTATATGAGTTTAAAACTTGATAGAAATGTTCTACAGTGGTTTGATTATGTATTTGAAAATGAAGAAACTAGTTTGAGATATTATAATTTTGAATGTACATTAAAAGAGATTAGCACAACTAATTTAAACAAAGTAGCATTTATATTAGAAAAAAATAATTCTAAATACTGGAAGTTGTATTTTGAAATACCAGCCGAAGTTACTTTGAAACTTAGACAAAACATTCATCCTTTATTTAGAGAGTATATATACGAACAAATATCACTGTATAACGATAATCAAATTTACAATTTCGTAAATTCAAACATATTAAAGGTGTTTAATAATATTGCCATTTACCAATATAATCTTTTAGAAAATCTATATACTATTGATTTTAGAAAGAGTTTTATAGATAAATGCCAGTATTTATTAATAGGTGAAAAAAGACTTATAGATAAAGACTTATATTTAAGGGCAAAATCAAAAGAAGTATTTGATTTTTTTAATTCAGATGGAACCTTTAATCTGACATTAAGCTTTGATATACAAAAAAATGAAAATTTGCTTGATAGTCTTTTAGAGCTTAGAAAATCAATAATCATAAATGAGAGAATTTAATTTATTTGGATATAATATTAAAATGGAGGGATTTATATGGACGTAGAAAAAATGACTTTAAGGGTTCAAAAAAGTTTAAATGAGGCTTATAATGAAGCAGTAAAAAATCATAACCAACAAGTAGATGTAATTCATCTTTTTTCAGCACTTATTAATCAAGAAGATGGATTAATTCCAAACATAATAGAAAAGATGAATATATCAATAGCTTCTTTAAGAAATACTGTAAACTTTGAAATGGAGAAACTTCCAAAAGTGTATGGAGAAGGGGCAGATTCACAAGGCGTGTCAGCTACTAGAAAAATAAATGAAGTACTTATAAAAGCAGAAAGTATTTCTAAAGAATTTAAAGATTCATATATAAGTGTTGAACATGTTATGCTTGCAATGATGGAAACAGAATCAAAATCAGTTGTTGGTAAAATATTGAAACAATATAATATAAATAAAAATGACTTTTTAAATGTTTTGTC
This sequence is a window from Clostridioides difficile. Protein-coding genes within it:
- a CDS encoding ABC-2 transporter permease, whose product is MKGLILKDLLNLKSNIKVMILFMIVFGYISSVGDGNNSSFVGVIIVLCTTMFVSTFSYDDLNKWDSYVLTMPIKRNTIVLSKYLTMLIFSLIGVIFSLIISIVIGYFKNTLVLGETLIITGLILSISVCFASFILPLIYKFGTEKARLLMIACFLIPTAVILGLKSLLERFNSNISIEIILNTLVYCLPFIAILFFVISYFISTKIYCKKEV
- a CDS encoding GntR family transcriptional regulator is translated as MNIVISNSSGKPIYEQITTQIKSMIISGELPEGTALPSMRLLAKELRISVITTKRAYSDLEHDGFIETVTGKGSFVSGKNMDFVKEEQLRLIEEYLQKAVDTAQSSGITYDELKDILLLLYKGE
- a CDS encoding replication/maintenance protein RepL, whose protein sequence is MDKSKYMNVCFKNYIKVAEGMYTKRDLIPIKLINSMDKNNKIRKTLHELSCEFEYPKTSLSSLFTELKKLDFLQRVKNGEYMINPHIAYKGNRADKENLLEEYNQIKRPNKVSK
- a CDS encoding ABC transporter ATP-binding protein, with amino-acid sequence MIIMDAITIKNLNKSYKNFALQDVSFSVPKGSIMGFVGENGAGKTTTLKSILNLISYDSGNIEIFGLDNIKNEKEIKEQIGVVFEGSNFHDNLNTNNISKIMSHIYKNWDDTLFKEYLKKLRVPDNKLIKEFSKGNKMKLSIAVALSHKPKLLILDEATSSLDPIVREEILDIFLDFIQDEEHSIILSSHITSDLDKIADYITFIHKGKIVFSENKDELIDTMGILKCNSNDFAKLTNEDYSYYRKSQFGYEVLLKDKYKFITKHPNLIVDNTSIEEIMLFYVRGDK